A DNA window from Vicinamibacterales bacterium contains the following coding sequences:
- a CDS encoding HAMP domain-containing sensor histidine kinase, with amino-acid sequence MGATVPDDSRDSALTSDTGVVELAVRARLLDLSYQRMLQSVAVSLSVPLIFVWLIRPLFPATQLFSWLGGVWAAALLRGALWRAWKHAAPKATDIGRWTVLFWAGAAVAAATWAAGAWLLMADAASGESMMLAIMMLGVTAIGSSALAPHLPSSSTFIVVNLAPVAAGMLAKPDPVVRIAALAVIVGIISLLGTVYRAHRELASMFRAEIRLSAAVAEAVNARTAAEQASAAKSEFLANMSHELRTPLNAILGYSEMLAEDARASGAHATAADLDKVSAAGRHLLNLINDVLDLSKIEAGRMDVHADTVDVGAVVRRVLDTSGPLAAAGGNTLTAAGLATMGTIESDALKIQQVLLNLVGNACKFTSHGRVHVACGRERAGGVDWIVVDVEDTGIGMTDDQVARLFTQFMQADTSTTRAYGGTGLGLAISQRLCHLMGGAITVRSQAGHGSTFTLRLPAAIPGAVRRAVPPAPAAP; translated from the coding sequence GTGGGCGCCACCGTTCCCGACGACTCCCGCGATTCGGCGCTGACGTCCGACACCGGCGTGGTCGAGCTGGCGGTCCGGGCCCGGCTGCTCGACCTGTCGTACCAGCGGATGCTGCAGTCGGTGGCGGTGTCGCTCAGCGTTCCCCTGATCTTCGTCTGGCTCATCCGGCCGCTGTTTCCGGCCACGCAGCTCTTCTCGTGGCTTGGAGGGGTCTGGGCAGCGGCGCTGCTGCGGGGCGCGCTCTGGCGGGCCTGGAAGCACGCCGCGCCGAAAGCCACGGACATCGGCCGGTGGACCGTCCTCTTCTGGGCTGGCGCGGCCGTCGCCGCGGCGACCTGGGCGGCGGGCGCGTGGCTGCTGATGGCCGACGCCGCGTCCGGCGAGTCGATGATGCTGGCCATCATGATGCTCGGCGTGACGGCAATCGGCTCGAGCGCGCTGGCCCCGCACCTGCCGTCGTCGAGCACGTTCATCGTCGTGAACCTGGCTCCGGTGGCCGCCGGCATGCTCGCCAAGCCGGACCCGGTCGTGCGCATCGCGGCCCTGGCCGTGATCGTCGGGATCATCTCGCTCCTGGGCACCGTCTACCGGGCGCACCGCGAGCTGGCCAGCATGTTCCGGGCCGAGATTCGCCTGTCGGCAGCCGTCGCGGAGGCCGTGAACGCGCGAACGGCCGCCGAGCAGGCCAGCGCCGCGAAGAGCGAGTTCCTGGCCAACATGAGCCACGAGCTGCGGACGCCGCTCAACGCGATCCTCGGCTACAGCGAGATGCTGGCGGAGGACGCCCGCGCCTCGGGCGCCCACGCGACGGCCGCGGACCTGGACAAGGTGTCGGCCGCGGGCCGTCACCTGCTCAACCTCATCAACGACGTGCTGGATCTCTCGAAGATCGAAGCCGGCCGGATGGACGTGCACGCCGACACGGTGGACGTCGGCGCCGTGGTCCGCCGCGTGCTGGACACCAGCGGCCCGCTGGCCGCGGCCGGCGGCAACACGCTGACCGCGGCGGGACTCGCCACCATGGGAACCATCGAGTCCGATGCCTTGAAGATCCAGCAGGTGCTGCTGAACCTCGTCGGCAACGCGTGCAAGTTCACGAGCCACGGCCGCGTGCACGTCGCCTGCGGCCGCGAGCGCGCCGGCGGCGTCGACTGGATCGTCGTGGACGTGGAGGACACCGGCATCGGCATGACCGACGACCAGGTGGCCCGGCTCTTCACCCAGTTCATGCAGGCCGACACGTCCACGACGCGCGCCTACGGCGGCACCGGCCTCGGCCTGGCCATCAGTCAACGCCTGTGCCACCTGATGGGCGGCGCGATCACCGTTCGCAGCCAGGCCGGCCACGGGTCCACGTTCACGCTGCGTCTGCCGGCCGCGATTCCCGGCGCGGTCCGTCGCGCCGTACCGCCGGCACCCGCGGCGCCGTAG
- a CDS encoding sigma-70 family RNA polymerase sigma factor, translating into MAELDRPAVARIFTAEYGRAVSVLVRLCGDIDLAEEAVQEAFVLAVERWPAAGLPPSPAGWIVTVAKHKAIDRLRRESSRDARHAQAEWLRHADEADSPAEPEAWPDDRLRLIFTCCHPALALNVRVALTLRLLGGLTTAEIARAFLVPEATMAQRLARAKRKIRDAGVPYRVPDEADLPERLQAVLAVVYLIFNEGYAAASGERIVREDLCAEALRLGRLLHALVPGDPEVQGLLALMLLVESRRRTRVTADGDLVLLADQDRSRWDRALVDEGQALVRGCLARNRPGPYQVQAAIHAVHSDAATVAATDWRQILQLYDRLLAFTPTPIVALNRAVAVAEVHGAAAALALVEPLPLRGVHLFHAVRADLLRRLGRVDEAAVAYDAALAVAGNAAEAAFLRRRRAALAEAAVRAR; encoded by the coding sequence GTGGCCGAGCTCGATCGCCCGGCGGTGGCGCGCATCTTCACGGCAGAGTACGGCCGTGCCGTGAGCGTGCTCGTGCGCCTGTGCGGCGACATCGACCTGGCGGAGGAGGCGGTGCAGGAAGCGTTCGTCCTCGCCGTGGAACGGTGGCCGGCCGCGGGCCTGCCGCCGAGCCCGGCTGGATGGATCGTCACCGTCGCCAAGCACAAGGCCATCGACCGCCTGCGCCGCGAGTCCAGCCGGGACGCGCGGCACGCCCAGGCGGAGTGGCTGCGACACGCGGACGAGGCGGACTCGCCGGCGGAGCCCGAGGCGTGGCCCGACGACCGGCTGCGCCTGATCTTCACCTGTTGCCATCCGGCGCTGGCGCTCAACGTGCGGGTGGCGCTCACACTGCGCCTGCTGGGGGGCCTCACCACGGCCGAGATCGCCCGCGCGTTCCTGGTGCCTGAGGCGACCATGGCCCAGCGTCTGGCGCGTGCGAAGCGAAAGATCCGCGACGCCGGCGTGCCCTACCGCGTGCCAGACGAGGCCGACCTGCCCGAGCGCCTGCAGGCGGTGCTGGCCGTGGTCTACCTGATCTTCAACGAGGGCTACGCCGCCGCGTCGGGTGAGCGCATCGTCCGCGAAGACCTGTGCGCGGAGGCACTCCGGCTGGGACGGCTGCTGCACGCCCTCGTGCCAGGCGACCCCGAAGTGCAGGGCCTGCTCGCGCTGATGCTGCTCGTGGAATCGAGGCGCCGCACGCGCGTCACGGCGGATGGTGACCTCGTGCTCCTGGCGGACCAGGACCGGTCGCGATGGGATCGGGCGCTCGTCGACGAAGGGCAGGCGCTGGTCCGGGGGTGCCTGGCCCGGAATCGCCCCGGCCCCTATCAGGTCCAGGCGGCCATCCACGCCGTGCACAGCGACGCGGCCACGGTGGCGGCGACCGACTGGCGGCAGATCCTGCAGCTCTACGATCGGCTGCTCGCGTTCACGCCCACGCCGATCGTCGCGCTGAACCGGGCCGTCGCGGTGGCGGAGGTCCACGGCGCCGCTGCCGCGCTCGCGCTCGTGGAGCCGCTGCCGCTTCGCGGCGTCCACCTGTTCCACGCGGTCCGCGCCGATCTCCTCCGTCGTCTCGGGAGGGTCGACGAGGCGGCGGTTGCGTACGACGCGGCCCTCGCCGTCGCCGGCAACGCCGCCGAAGCCGCGTTCCTGCGCAGGCGCCGCGCGGCGCTGGCCGAGGCGGCCGTGCGCGCGCGCTAG
- a CDS encoding YciI family protein, protein MKQYLLSIYQPDGPPPATVDLERIMRDVGALTADMQAAGAWVFAGGLHDAESATVLRPSGGEVLVVDGPYVEGKEHLGGFTVVRAADLDAALDWGRKLARATTLPIEVRPFRH, encoded by the coding sequence ATGAAACAGTACCTGCTCAGCATCTATCAGCCCGACGGCCCGCCGCCGGCCACGGTGGACCTCGAACGCATCATGCGCGACGTGGGCGCGCTGACGGCCGACATGCAGGCGGCCGGCGCGTGGGTCTTCGCGGGCGGGCTGCACGACGCCGAGAGCGCCACGGTGCTTCGTCCGTCGGGCGGCGAGGTGCTCGTCGTCGACGGACCGTACGTGGAAGGCAAGGAGCACCTCGGCGGGTTCACCGTGGTCAGGGCCGCGGACCTCGACGCCGCCCTCGACTGGGGCCGGAAGCTCGCCCGGGCCACCACGCTGCCCATCGAGGTACGGCCTTTCCGGCATTGA
- a CDS encoding YbaK/EbsC family protein — MSLQSVKSFLAAHAPELTVIELEASTATVPLAAEAHGVEPGRIAKTLSLRIGPDVVVLVTRGDARLDNQKYKAVFRAKPKMLDLSEVEAETGHPVGGVSPFGLSRPLRVYCDVSLKDFDEVLPAAGAINAAVRVSPDRLAALTGAEWVDVTRRGDVPSPEAAPE; from the coding sequence ATGAGCCTGCAGTCCGTCAAGTCGTTCCTGGCCGCCCATGCGCCGGAACTCACCGTGATCGAGCTGGAGGCCAGCACCGCCACCGTGCCCCTGGCCGCCGAGGCTCACGGCGTGGAGCCCGGCCGTATCGCCAAGACGCTGTCGCTCAGGATCGGTCCCGACGTGGTGGTGCTGGTCACGCGCGGAGACGCGCGACTCGACAACCAGAAGTACAAGGCCGTGTTCCGCGCCAAGCCGAAGATGCTCGATCTGTCGGAGGTGGAAGCCGAAACCGGCCATCCGGTGGGCGGTGTCAGCCCGTTCGGACTGTCGCGGCCGCTGCGCGTCTACTGCGACGTGTCGCTCAAGGACTTCGACGAGGTGCTGCCGGCCGCCGGCGCCATCAACGCGGCCGTCCGGGTCAGTCCGGATCGCCTGGCCGCCCTCACGGGCGCCGAGTGGGTCGACGTCACGAGGCGCGGCGACGTGCCCTCACCAGAGGCGGCACCGGAGTAG
- a CDS encoding SDR family NAD(P)-dependent oxidoreductase, whose product MSIRRVDLAAAAAVSLLAAHASWAQPGGNPRPAAPAASQRIVLVTGSTDGLGREVAFALAAQGAHVIVHGRNAERGHAVVNAIAAGGTGSARFYGADLASLAEVRRLAADIRRDYTRLDLLVNNAGVIAPERTLSADGHELQFAVNYLSGYALSYLLLPVLERGHSPRIVNVSSIAASPIDFSDVMLEHGYTSGRAYGQSKLAQVMFTIDLAQELKGKGVVVHALHPATYMDTNMVRSAGGTPRSTVEEGAAAVMHAIATDAPSGSYFVGQRPGTPHRQAADAEARHRLHELSRTLTGLPQ is encoded by the coding sequence ATGTCCATCCGCCGCGTAGACCTCGCTGCCGCGGCCGCCGTGTCGCTCCTCGCCGCTCACGCCTCCTGGGCCCAGCCCGGCGGCAATCCCAGACCTGCGGCGCCGGCGGCATCGCAGCGGATCGTGCTCGTCACGGGGTCCACGGACGGTCTCGGCCGCGAGGTCGCCTTCGCGCTCGCGGCGCAGGGGGCGCACGTCATCGTCCACGGCCGGAACGCCGAGCGCGGCCATGCCGTCGTGAACGCGATCGCCGCGGGCGGCACGGGCTCGGCCCGCTTCTACGGGGCCGACCTGGCCTCCCTCGCCGAGGTGCGCCGCCTGGCTGCCGACATCCGCCGTGACTACACCCGGCTCGACCTGCTCGTGAACAACGCCGGCGTGATCGCGCCAGAGCGCACCCTGAGCGCGGACGGGCACGAGCTGCAGTTCGCCGTGAACTACCTTTCCGGCTACGCGCTGTCCTATCTCCTGCTGCCGGTCCTGGAACGGGGGCACTCACCCCGCATCGTCAACGTGTCGTCGATTGCGGCCTCGCCGATCGACTTCTCGGACGTCATGCTCGAGCACGGCTACACGTCGGGCCGGGCGTACGGACAGAGCAAGCTGGCGCAGGTGATGTTCACGATCGACCTGGCGCAGGAGCTGAAGGGAAAGGGCGTCGTCGTGCACGCGCTCCACCCGGCCACCTACATGGACACGAACATGGTCCGCTCCGCGGGCGGCACGCCCAGGAGCACCGTGGAAGAAGGCGCGGCGGCCGTCATGCATGCCATTGCCACCGACGCGCCCAGCGGGAGCTACTTCGTTGGACAGCGGCCGGGCACGCCCCACCGGCAGGCCGCCGACGCGGAGGCCCGCCACCGGCTGCACGAGCTGAGCCGGACGCTCACGGGCCTGCCGCAATAA